In Sphingopyxis sp. 113P3, one DNA window encodes the following:
- the pgeF gene encoding peptidoglycan editing factor PgeF, with amino-acid sequence MTVPFTTAAALGGLPHGFFGRQGGVSTGDLASLNCGIGSGDDPALIAENRRRAATAILPGAALAGVYQVHGRRCIIVDETTDLAARPKADALATRTPGILLAILTADCVPILFADREAGVVGAAHAGWKGAIAGVAEATLEAMEELGARRARITAAIGPCIGRASYEVDADFVSRFLADDPANERFFAAGRPGHAMFDIAAYVAARLAAAHVPTVAIGGQDTCAQEADYFSYRRACLRGEKGYGRQLSVIGIR; translated from the coding sequence GTGACGGTCCCTTTTACCACCGCTGCCGCGCTCGGCGGGCTGCCTCACGGTTTTTTCGGGCGGCAGGGCGGCGTGTCCACGGGCGATCTTGCGTCGCTCAACTGCGGCATCGGTTCGGGCGACGACCCCGCGCTGATTGCCGAAAACCGCCGTCGGGCCGCCACGGCTATCCTGCCCGGCGCAGCGCTTGCGGGGGTGTATCAGGTGCACGGCCGGCGCTGCATTATCGTCGATGAGACCACCGATCTTGCCGCGCGGCCCAAGGCTGACGCACTTGCGACCCGCACGCCCGGAATCCTGCTCGCCATTCTCACCGCTGACTGCGTTCCGATACTCTTCGCCGACCGGGAAGCCGGGGTGGTCGGTGCCGCCCATGCCGGGTGGAAGGGCGCCATCGCCGGCGTCGCCGAGGCGACGCTCGAGGCGATGGAGGAACTTGGCGCCCGCCGCGCACGCATCACCGCCGCCATCGGGCCCTGCATCGGCCGCGCCTCTTACGAGGTCGACGCAGACTTCGTGAGCCGCTTCCTTGCGGACGATCCGGCGAACGAACGATTCTTCGCCGCCGGCCGGCCTGGCCACGCGATGTTTGACATCGCAGCCTATGTCGCGGCGCGTCTCGCCGCAGCGCATGTCCCCACGGTCGCAATTGGCGGGCAGGATACGTGCGCACAGGAAGCCGATTATTTCAGCTACCGCCGCGCGTGCCTGCGCGGTGAAAAGGGCTACGGCCGGCAATTATCCGTGATCGGCATCCGCTGA
- a CDS encoding GNAT family N-acetyltransferase, with protein MIAIVRAEASDADALSTFAESSFRHTFGHIYAPDDLATFLADWNPPNRIRAQLADPDWAIALARGKDGAITGFIKLGPIDFDLPEHQPAAGAIELHQLYVSEDAKGTGLAPALIEWGIAWARERAAVLYLSVFSENARAQAFYRRYGFVDVGRNAFRVGNHVDEDRIWKLDL; from the coding sequence ATGATTGCTATCGTTCGCGCTGAGGCCAGCGATGCCGACGCTCTTTCCACCTTTGCCGAGAGCTCGTTCCGACACACCTTCGGCCACATCTATGCCCCCGACGACCTCGCCACATTCCTCGCGGACTGGAACCCGCCCAACCGCATCCGCGCACAGCTTGCCGATCCCGACTGGGCGATCGCGCTGGCGCGCGGCAAGGACGGCGCCATTACCGGTTTCATCAAGCTCGGGCCGATCGATTTCGATCTGCCCGAACACCAACCGGCGGCGGGCGCGATCGAACTTCATCAGCTCTACGTCAGCGAGGATGCGAAAGGCACCGGGCTCGCCCCCGCGCTGATCGAATGGGGCATCGCCTGGGCGCGCGAGCGCGCGGCTGTTCTCTACCTTTCGGTTTTCTCGGAAAACGCCCGCGCGCAGGCTTTCTACCGCCGCTACGGTTTCGTCGATGTCGGCCGCAATGCCTTTCGCGTGGGCAATCATGTCGACGAAGATCGAATCTGGAAACTCGATCTGTGA
- a CDS encoding class I SAM-dependent methyltransferase yields the protein MTVADYMAAANAHYYATRDPLGAAGDFTTAPEISQMFGEMVGIWIADLWLRAGRPAFCYVELGPGRGTLASDALRAMARFGAVPQGVHLVETSPALRAAQAARLPAAVHHGDITSPPDDVASIIVANEFFDALPIHQFVRTGEGWRERVVVRDHGALMPRAGSVPADEAVPEALRHLGEDTIVETAPAAAAIMQSCAFRLARRGGAMLVIDYGYSGPAAGDTLQAVKNHRFANPFAQPGEVDLTAHVDFSALAFAALGGGALVAGPVSQGEWLRRLGIDARMKALAAAAPDRADELAGQRDRLVEPDAMGELFRAMAIHAPTWPVPEGFAHPGGPS from the coding sequence ATGACGGTCGCTGACTATATGGCGGCAGCCAACGCGCATTATTACGCGACGCGCGATCCGCTCGGCGCCGCGGGGGACTTCACCACGGCGCCGGAGATCAGCCAGATGTTCGGCGAGATGGTGGGGATCTGGATCGCGGACCTGTGGCTGCGCGCGGGCCGGCCGGCGTTTTGCTACGTCGAGCTTGGTCCCGGCCGCGGGACGCTCGCCAGCGATGCGTTACGCGCGATGGCGCGCTTCGGCGCCGTGCCGCAGGGCGTCCATCTGGTCGAGACGAGCCCGGCGCTGCGCGCAGCGCAGGCCGCACGGCTGCCTGCGGCCGTGCATCATGGCGACATCACCAGCCCACCAGACGATGTCGCCTCGATCATCGTTGCCAACGAATTCTTCGACGCGCTGCCGATCCACCAGTTCGTGCGCACCGGCGAGGGCTGGCGCGAGCGCGTGGTCGTGCGCGATCACGGCGCGCTCATGCCCAGAGCGGGCAGCGTCCCGGCCGACGAAGCAGTACCCGAGGCGCTCCGCCATCTTGGCGAAGACACGATCGTCGAGACTGCGCCCGCTGCGGCCGCGATCATGCAGAGCTGCGCCTTTCGCCTCGCACGCCGTGGCGGCGCGATGCTGGTCATCGACTATGGTTATAGTGGCCCTGCCGCGGGCGACACGCTGCAGGCGGTCAAGAATCACCGCTTCGCGAACCCCTTCGCGCAGCCGGGCGAGGTCGACCTGACGGCGCATGTGGATTTCTCGGCGCTTGCCTTTGCGGCGCTCGGGGGGGGAGCGCTGGTGGCCGGGCCAGTGAGTCAGGGCGAATGGCTCAGGCGGCTCGGCATCGACGCACGGATGAAGGCGCTCGCTGCGGCTGCGCCGGACCGCGCCGATGAACTCGCCGGTCAGCGCGACCGGCTGGTTGAGCCTGATGCGATGGGCGAACTCTTTCGCGCAATGGCGATCCATGCACCCACCTGGCCGGTGCCCGAGGGTTTTGCGCACCCGGGAGGACCTTCATGA
- the lgt gene encoding prolipoprotein diacylglyceryl transferase codes for MGENSEIAFSVFGLPIRWYALAYLAGVFVGYWYLLRLIAQPGAPMARRHADDMIFYAMLGIILGGRLGYVMFYNLAHYLQAPVEILKLWDGGMSLHGGVAGVLIAIWYVTRKEKLSFLRFCDYIACVVPFGLFFGRLANFVNGELWGRPTTVPWAIIFPDSGTIDPRHPSQLYEAGLEGIMMFAVLAYLFWCTKARYKPGFLFGMAAIIYGVCRFGLEFVREPDVQLGTLPWGLTMGQTLTVPMLVAGVWLVATAKGRRQRVEPIAGTDSVA; via the coding sequence ATGGGCGAAAACAGCGAAATCGCCTTCAGCGTCTTCGGCCTGCCCATCCGCTGGTACGCGCTCGCCTACCTCGCCGGTGTTTTTGTCGGCTACTGGTATCTTCTGCGGCTGATTGCACAACCCGGTGCGCCGATGGCGCGCCGCCACGCTGACGACATGATCTTTTATGCCATGCTCGGCATCATCCTCGGCGGGCGGCTGGGATATGTAATGTTCTACAACCTCGCCCACTATCTCCAAGCTCCCGTCGAGATACTGAAACTATGGGACGGGGGCATGTCGCTCCATGGCGGTGTCGCGGGCGTGCTGATCGCGATCTGGTATGTAACGCGCAAGGAAAAGCTCAGCTTTCTGCGCTTTTGCGACTATATCGCCTGCGTTGTTCCCTTCGGCCTCTTCTTCGGCCGCCTTGCCAATTTCGTGAACGGCGAGCTGTGGGGGCGGCCGACCACCGTGCCTTGGGCGATCATCTTTCCCGATAGCGGGACGATCGATCCGCGCCACCCGAGCCAGCTCTACGAGGCGGGCCTTGAAGGCATCATGATGTTCGCGGTCCTTGCCTACTTATTCTGGTGCACGAAGGCGCGTTACAAACCCGGTTTCCTGTTCGGCATGGCGGCGATCATTTACGGCGTCTGCCGCTTCGGTCTCGAATTCGTCCGCGAACCCGACGTCCAGCTCGGCACGCTGCCGTGGGGACTGACGATGGGGCAGACCTTGACGGTGCCGATGCTCGTTGCGGGCGTCTGGCTGGTCGCAACCGCAAAGGGACGTCGCCAGCGCGTGGAGCCGATCGCGGGGACCGACAGCGTTGCCTGA
- a CDS encoding class I adenylate-forming enzyme family protein has translation MPSALDLRLDAAYKLITGPGGPIQVGTIERGGRELPFITNAPSNIVDYAAYFCAQHGDATFLVEGNERLSFAEFHAAARKVAAGLVEGYGVKRGDRIGIAMRNANAWCVAYLGALMAGGCATLLNGWWQGAELAAGIEDSGTRLVIADPQRAERLACAQHSAKVVTLDITRPIEEAIAPITAAGGSDATALPQLGPDDLATILFTSGSTGQSKGAYSRHQAVVQGTFNYIAQTASIVHLLTEDGQMTDLQPATLICTPLFHVTAEIPVFLQSFALGRKLVLMPKWNAEEAMRLIQDEKVNYFVGVPLMSYEILVHPHRAKYDLSTCKSYAGGGAPRPPEHVKRLATEMGEGKPLLGYGLTETNAVGCGIINENYLAKPLSTGPASKPLVDLAILDDNGRALPQGQVGEVCIRSIANFEGYWNNPEATKAAFFDNGYFRTGDLGYLDEDGYLFIVDRKKDIIIRGGENISCQEVEAAIYEHPDAKECAVFGLPDERLGEVVGAVVWMAPGSKADAAMLAEFLAERLAPYKVPSKIWLSAEALPKLGTEKIDKVALRKQYREEYAAEHAA, from the coding sequence ATGCCATCCGCGCTCGATTTGCGCCTGGACGCCGCGTACAAGCTGATCACCGGTCCTGGGGGGCCAATCCAGGTCGGGACGATCGAGCGGGGCGGCCGCGAACTGCCTTTCATCACCAATGCACCGTCCAATATCGTCGATTATGCCGCCTATTTTTGTGCGCAGCATGGCGATGCGACCTTTCTGGTAGAGGGCAATGAGCGCCTGAGTTTTGCCGAATTCCATGCCGCGGCCCGCAAGGTCGCGGCGGGGCTGGTCGAAGGCTATGGGGTGAAGCGCGGCGACCGCATTGGCATCGCGATGCGCAATGCCAATGCTTGGTGCGTTGCCTATCTGGGTGCGCTGATGGCCGGAGGCTGTGCGACCTTGCTCAACGGCTGGTGGCAGGGCGCGGAGCTCGCCGCTGGGATTGAGGACAGCGGGACAAGGCTCGTCATCGCCGATCCGCAGCGCGCCGAACGGCTCGCCTGCGCCCAGCACAGCGCCAAGGTTGTCACCCTCGACATCACGCGCCCGATCGAGGAGGCGATCGCGCCGATCACCGCGGCAGGCGGCAGCGACGCGACCGCGCTGCCGCAGCTTGGTCCCGATGATCTGGCGACCATCCTCTTCACCTCGGGCTCGACGGGCCAGTCGAAGGGAGCCTATTCACGCCATCAGGCGGTTGTGCAGGGAACGTTCAACTATATCGCCCAGACCGCGAGCATCGTTCATCTGCTGACCGAGGACGGACAGATGACCGACCTCCAGCCCGCAACGCTGATCTGCACACCGCTATTCCATGTTACAGCCGAAATTCCCGTGTTCTTGCAGAGCTTTGCGCTCGGGCGAAAATTGGTGCTGATGCCCAAATGGAACGCTGAAGAAGCGATGCGGCTGATCCAGGATGAAAAGGTCAACTACTTCGTCGGCGTGCCGCTGATGAGCTATGAAATCCTCGTTCATCCGCATCGCGCGAAATATGATCTCTCGACATGCAAGAGCTATGCGGGGGGCGGCGCGCCGCGGCCACCCGAGCATGTGAAGCGCCTCGCCACCGAAATGGGCGAGGGCAAGCCACTGCTTGGCTACGGCCTTACCGAAACCAATGCGGTCGGGTGCGGGATCATCAACGAAAATTACCTCGCCAAGCCGCTCTCGACGGGTCCGGCGTCGAAGCCACTCGTCGATCTGGCGATCCTCGACGATAACGGCCGTGCGCTGCCCCAAGGCCAGGTCGGCGAGGTATGCATCCGCTCGATCGCCAATTTCGAAGGATATTGGAACAACCCGGAAGCGACAAAGGCCGCTTTTTTCGACAATGGCTATTTCCGGACCGGGGACCTTGGTTACCTCGATGAGGATGGATATCTCTTCATCGTCGACAGGAAGAAGGACATCATTATCCGCGGCGGCGAGAATATCAGCTGCCAGGAGGTCGAGGCGGCGATCTACGAGCACCCTGATGCGAAGGAATGTGCCGTTTTTGGCCTGCCCGACGAGCGACTTGGCGAAGTCGTTGGCGCCGTTGTGTGGATGGCGCCGGGCAGCAAGGCCGACGCTGCGATGCTGGCCGAATTCCTCGCGGAGCGGCTCGCGCCGTACAAGGTGCCGAGCAAGATCTGGCTGAGCGCTGAGGCGCTGCCCAAACTTGGCACGGAAAAGATCGACAAGGTAGCCCTGCGCAAGCAGTATCGGGAGGAATATGCAGCGGAGCACGCCGCGTAA
- a CDS encoding cytochrome b/b6 domain-containing protein, whose translation MGAADTLDASPRAAGPVRVYRHRLPVRLWHWLNAATLLVLLMSGLMIFNAHPRLYWGQYGANHDHAWLEIGSTRATGYLRVGSWKVDTTGVLGHWADGDGATQRWAFPGWATIPTRYSLADGRRWHLSFAWVFALALSLYMVWTLFGGHLAKDLRVRRGEWAPGAIWQDLKAHAQLRLPTGEAALRYNILQKLSYIGVIFLLLPLMIFTGLAMSPGFNATAPWLIDLFGGRQSARSIHFIAATFLLLFFLVHVAMVLLAGPANELRSIVTGWFRLPPAKGEGHE comes from the coding sequence ATGGGCGCCGCCGACACCCTTGACGCTTCGCCTCGGGCCGCCGGGCCGGTGCGCGTCTATCGCCACCGGCTTCCGGTGCGGCTTTGGCATTGGCTGAATGCCGCGACGCTGCTCGTCCTCCTGATGAGCGGGCTGATGATCTTCAACGCCCATCCGCGGCTCTACTGGGGCCAATATGGCGCAAACCACGACCATGCCTGGCTCGAGATCGGGTCGACGCGTGCAACGGGTTATCTGCGCGTCGGGTCGTGGAAGGTCGACACAACAGGCGTGCTCGGCCACTGGGCGGACGGTGATGGGGCGACGCAGCGCTGGGCTTTCCCAGGCTGGGCGACGATTCCCACCCGCTACAGCCTGGCGGATGGGCGGCGCTGGCACCTGAGCTTTGCCTGGGTGTTCGCGCTCGCGCTCAGTCTCTATATGGTTTGGACCCTGTTCGGCGGCCATCTGGCAAAGGATCTTCGCGTCCGGCGCGGCGAGTGGGCGCCGGGCGCCATCTGGCAGGACCTTAAGGCTCATGCGCAGCTGCGCCTGCCCACCGGCGAGGCGGCGCTACGCTATAATATCCTCCAGAAACTCAGCTATATCGGGGTTATCTTCCTGCTGCTGCCGCTGATGATCTTCACCGGCCTCGCCATGTCGCCCGGGTTCAACGCGACCGCCCCCTGGCTGATCGACCTGTTCGGCGGACGCCAGTCGGCGCGCTCGATCCATTTCATCGCCGCCACGTTCCTCCTGCTCTTCTTCCTCGTCCATGTCGCGATGGTGCTGCTCGCTGGACCCGCAAATGAATTGCGCTCGATCGTCACCGGCTGGTTCCGTCTGCCGCCTGCCAAAGGGGAAGGGCATGAATGA
- a CDS encoding molybdopterin-dependent oxidoreductase has product MNDLILPRRQLIARAGGLVAAAGALPLLSGCDAINDAPAVRKILSMGEKMHRASQRALTDRDALAREFTRADLSPVFRSNGTRLPEGDAYAAHAARGFADWRVAVRGLVARPLALSMADIRAMPQRTQITRHDCVEGWSAVGEWTGVQLGRVLAAAGLKDSARYIVFRCADRIGAAEYYESCDLVDALHPQTILAWALNRQLLPIANGAPLRLRIERQLGYKHAKYLRAIEAVASLENIGAGKGGYWEDRVDYEWYAGI; this is encoded by the coding sequence ATGAATGACCTCATTCTGCCGCGGCGGCAGCTGATCGCGCGCGCGGGCGGTCTCGTCGCAGCTGCGGGCGCGCTGCCGCTCTTGTCAGGCTGCGATGCGATCAATGACGCGCCCGCCGTGCGCAAGATATTGTCGATGGGAGAGAAAATGCACCGCGCGAGCCAGCGGGCGCTGACCGACCGCGACGCACTCGCGCGCGAATTCACCCGCGCCGATCTCTCGCCTGTCTTTCGCTCAAACGGCACGCGGCTGCCCGAAGGCGATGCCTATGCTGCGCACGCCGCGCGCGGCTTCGCTGACTGGCGCGTTGCGGTGCGAGGACTCGTCGCGCGGCCGCTCGCGCTGTCGATGGCAGATATTCGCGCCATGCCGCAGCGCACCCAGATCACCCGTCACGACTGCGTCGAAGGCTGGAGCGCGGTGGGCGAATGGACAGGCGTTCAACTGGGCCGGGTTCTTGCCGCGGCAGGGCTGAAGGACAGCGCGCGCTATATCGTCTTTCGCTGCGCCGACCGCATCGGCGCGGCTGAATATTACGAAAGCTGCGACCTCGTCGACGCCCTGCATCCCCAGACGATTCTCGCCTGGGCCCTCAACCGGCAGCTGCTGCCGATCGCCAATGGCGCGCCGCTGCGCCTCCGCATCGAGCGCCAATTGGGTTACAAGCACGCCAAATATCTGCGCGCGATCGAAGCGGTTGCAAGCCTTGAGAATATCGGGGCAGGAAAAGGGGGTTACTGGGAAGATCGCGTGGACTATGAATGGTATGCGGGGATCTGA
- a CDS encoding SAM-dependent methyltransferase, protein MSILRPFLSRIVRQGRLTVIDPDGGEEYFGTAAPGYPDVTIRFTSRKGMRRIILDPRLGAAEAFMDGEMRIERGDIMELITLIRANTPWDRGAKLKDKTAVGEAVDWLKTRINSINRRSRSRANVAHHYDIGNDLYRLFLDSDMQYSCAYWARAGMTLEEAQDAKKAHIAAKLALAPGQRILDIGCGWGGMAITLAKLAEVEVLGITLSEEQLTLAKERAAAAGVADRVSFELIDYRDLAARDAGRFDRIVSVGMFEHVGARNFETFFRAAANLMTANGVMLLHTIGRFGKPGATDAFTRKYIFPGGYIPALSETLAASEKSRLIVTDVETLRLHYALTLREWYARTLAHEEEIVGMMGERFFRMWTFYLAGATSAFESGGMGNYQIQFARSRHALPLTRDYIAAAELGYGG, encoded by the coding sequence ATGTCCATTCTCCGACCCTTTCTCTCGCGCATCGTGCGCCAGGGCCGGCTTACCGTCATAGACCCGGACGGCGGTGAGGAATATTTTGGAACCGCCGCGCCGGGCTATCCCGATGTGACGATCCGCTTCACCAGTCGCAAGGGCATGCGCCGGATCATCCTCGACCCGCGGCTTGGCGCTGCCGAGGCCTTCATGGATGGTGAGATGCGGATCGAGCGCGGTGACATCATGGAGCTGATCACCCTCATCCGGGCGAACACGCCGTGGGATCGCGGCGCAAAGCTCAAGGACAAGACCGCGGTGGGCGAGGCCGTCGACTGGTTGAAAACGCGGATCAATTCGATCAACCGGCGAAGCCGCTCGCGTGCCAATGTCGCGCACCACTACGACATCGGCAACGATCTTTATCGCCTCTTCCTCGATAGCGACATGCAGTATAGCTGCGCCTATTGGGCGCGCGCCGGCATGACGCTGGAGGAGGCACAGGACGCCAAAAAGGCGCATATTGCGGCAAAGCTCGCGCTCGCGCCCGGGCAGCGCATTCTCGACATCGGCTGCGGCTGGGGCGGCATGGCGATCACCCTGGCGAAGCTCGCCGAGGTCGAGGTGCTTGGCATTACGCTGTCGGAAGAACAGCTGACGCTGGCAAAGGAGCGTGCCGCCGCGGCCGGGGTCGCCGATCGGGTCTCCTTCGAACTGATCGACTATCGCGACCTTGCGGCACGCGACGCCGGGCGTTTCGACCGCATCGTGTCGGTGGGCATGTTCGAGCATGTAGGCGCCCGCAACTTCGAAACCTTCTTTCGTGCCGCCGCCAATCTGATGACCGCGAACGGAGTCATGCTGCTCCACACCATCGGTCGCTTCGGCAAGCCGGGGGCAACCGACGCCTTCACCCGCAAGTATATTTTTCCGGGCGGCTACATCCCCGCGCTAAGCGAGACGCTCGCCGCGAGCGAAAAGAGTCGGCTGATCGTCACCGATGTTGAAACGCTGCGCCTTCATTATGCGCTGACCTTGCGCGAGTGGTACGCCCGCACCCTTGCTCATGAGGAAGAGATCGTCGGGATGATGGGCGAGCGGTTTTTCCGCATGTGGACCTTCTATCTTGCGGGGGCGACCTCCGCGTTCGAAAGCGGCGGAATGGGCAACTACCAGATCCAATTCGCGCGCAGCCGCCATGCGCTGCCGCTGACCCGCGACTATATAGCAGCAGCAGAACTGGGTTATGGGGGATGA